The following are encoded together in the Gasterosteus aculeatus chromosome 7, fGasAcu3.hap1.1, whole genome shotgun sequence genome:
- the LOC120821402 gene encoding uncharacterized protein LOC120821402, whose amino-acid sequence MPPLPLDERIVVIQHPKNLALCEASPQTIPQRSSQISASSNGHPTHLQSSKSHFYAPSCNPLTLECKRRSSRTQRLKSDQPVVPAGARHVPSHCHSNGTVTLAPRLPSHTHTIDIRVTVDKGGRGGGISNSLGRSGIVKGGREKCVSSQLDQGQCERRTGAAGRPGGAELKPQRSRHSQQSPSPGGILQFVPAQAQQQRLRTEKENASFLNRSDQEFPSLGHKKNSKLGTVRQSHNSPNLPYHQNSVPVPRASILNSNYPSSPPSQPTHVPGPFQKVSQPQTSRTRDLRPHILHGLPLSPCSSHAGGFPSPDHTCTIDCTHPFSCGCWRLVRCTGCKGHSANCQEGGGSASTSFPRAHNVGAVKRGGKEMGLRNLGGCLSTTSTTSSSNSTVSDCRANLFKPLRCASCSGEARNFESPAILRKKLVGGCLPCTPLSSSAPLRAIQSCVTGCNPKASQTGSSTCSYCSSDPIVVTFNPRRCKPPGRGTGATPQMGTFQADDDDYSVRTIWPEELAKKMTHSKAQKNHCTVMGVGARKAPATQDQNGSNRPGLALLDCQNLQEYTQSQFTDRAGRRRLQQGKMAALDFMGRRTGSGCDEGQNSLKRLLNKTEDAGTEQDGDAAYPRSPSPRSASPPSPVSFSPPPSAPSTLIKPKPWQRDREGGHSLPSAQSLHLALNSLNREQDEEKSRMHLSLPLSSSLPASLSDETAMSPDAENAVVSPILPFLFLGNERDAQNLDLLLRLNIGFVVNVTTHLPLYHVNSGLRYKRLPATDNSKQNLRQYFEEVFEFIEEAYQSGQGVLVHCQAGVSRSATIVIAYLMKHTLMTMTDAYKYVRSRRPVVSPNLNFMGQLLEFERDLNSGVTPRILMPKLSGVETQV is encoded by the exons atgcctcccctccctcttgATGAGCGTATAGTGGTCATTCAGCACCCTAAAAACTTGGCCCTGTGTGAGGCTTCCCCACAAACCATCCCTCAGCGCTCCTCTCAAATATCAGCCTCGTCCAATGGACACCCTACCCATCTCCAGTCCTCGAAGTCCCACTTCTATGCACCTTCGTGTAATCCTCTGACTCTCGAATGCAAGCGTAGATCCTCTCGCACGCAGAGACTCAAGAGCGATCAACCTGTCGTCCCAGCAGGTGCCAGACACGTCCCCAGCCACTGCCATAGCAACGGCACAGTCACTCTCGCCCCACGGCTGCCCTCCCACACACATACTATTGATATCAGGGTGACGGTGGACaaaggaggacgtggaggaggaatCAGCAACTCCTTGGGGCGCAGCGGAATTGTAAAAGGTGGCAGGGAGAAATGCGTCTCTTCACAGCTGGATCAAGGACAATGTGAGAGAAGGACTGGAGCCGCAGGGAGGCCGGGTGGTGCCGAACTCAAGCCCCAGCGAAGTCGCCATAGTCAGCAGTCGCCCTCCCCCGGGGGCATCCTGCAATTCGTCCCAGCCCAGGCGCAGCAGCAAAGGTTGAGGACAGAAAAGGAAAACGCTAGTTTTTTAAACAGAAGTGACCAAGAATTTCCTTCACTGGGTCACAAGAAGAATTCCAAACTGGGGACTGTCCGTCAAAGCCATAATAGCCCAAATCTACCCTACCACCAAAATTCCGTCCCTGTGCCCCGTGCCTCCATCCTAAATTCCAACTATCCGtcgtcccctccctcccaaccCACCCATGTCCCGGGCCCCTTTCAGAAGGTCAGCCAGCCGCAAACGTCCCGCACCAGGGATCTCCGCCCTCACATTCTTCATGGTcttcccctctccccctgctcctcccacGCCGGAGGGTTCCCCAGCCCTGACCACACATGCACCATCGACTGCACCCACCCATTCAGCTGTGGCTGCTGGAGGTTAGTAAGATGCACAGGCTGTAAGGGACACTCTGCCAACTGCCAAGAAGGTGGAGGGAGTGCTTCCACCTCATTTCCACGAGCTCATAATGTCGGAGCAGTGAAGAGAGGAGGCAAAGAAATGGGCCTGAGGAATCTAGGCGGGTgtctctccaccacctccaccacctcctcctctaacAGCACCGTGTCTGACTGCCGAGCCAACCTGTTCAAACCTCTCCGCTGTGCCTCCTGCTCTGGGGAGGCTAGAAACTTTGAGAGTCCAGCTATCCTTCGCAAAAAACTGGTTGGGGGATGCCTGCCCTGTACCCCGCTGTCCTCCTCGGCCCCTCTCCGGGCCATACAGAGCTGCGTCACAGGCTGCAACCCCAAAGCTTCCCAAACAGgcagctccacctgcagctACTGCAGCAGCGACCCCATAGTGGTGACATTTAACCCTCGCAGGTGCAAACCCCCAGGCAGAGGCACAGGAGCAACTCCTCAGATGGGTACGTTCCAAGCCGATGATGACGACTACAGCGTGCGCACCATCTGGCCTGAAGAACTGGCCAAGAAAATGACCCATTCTAAAGCCCAAAAGAATCACTGCACCGTGATGGGAGTAGGAGCGAGGAAGGCCCCTGCAACCCAGGACCAAAATGGCAGTAACAGACCAGGCCTTGCCCTCCTGGACTGTCAAAACCTCCAGGAATACACGCAGTCCCAGTTTACAGACCGTGCCGGCCGCCGCCGGCTTCAGCAGGGGAAAATGGCCGCCCTTGACTTCATGGGCCGCAGGACGGGATCCGGGTGTGACGAGGGACAGAACTCACTGAAGAGGCTCTTGAACAAAACAGAAGATGCAGGAACAGAGCAAGACGGAGATGCAGCATATCCACGCTCCCCCTCTCCCCGCTCAGCCTCTCCGCCGTCACCtgtgtccttctctcctccaccgtCCGCTCCCAGCACACTAATCAAGCCCAAACCCTggcagagagacagggaggggggaCATTCCCTGCCATCCGCTCAGTCCCTTCACCTGGCTCTCAACTCCCTGAACAGAGAACAAGATGAGGAAAAAAGCAGAA tgcacctttCTCTGCCGCTGTCCTCTTCTTTGCCGGCTTCTCTGTCCGATGAGACCGCGATGAGTCCTGATGCGGAGAACGCCGTGGTGAGTCCCATCCTGCCTTTCCTTTTTCTGGGGAACGAGAGAGACGCCCAGAACTTGGACCTGCTGCTGCGCCTCAACATTGGCTTCGTGGTCAACGTGACCACGCACCTGCCGCTCTACCACGTCAACTCTGGATTGCGCTACAAAAGGCTGCCAGCCACCGATAACAGCAAGCAAAACCTTCGGCAATACTTTGAGGAGGTTTTTGAGTTCATTG AGGAGGCATATCAGAGTGGACAGGGAGTGTTGGTACACTGCCAGGCCGGCGTGTCCCGTTCTGCAACCATTGTCATTGCCTACCTTATGAAGCACACCCTCATGACAATGACAGACGCCTACAAATACGTGAGGAGTCGTCGTCCAGTGGTCTCCCCCAATCTAAACTTCATGGGCCAGCTTTTGGAGTTCGAAAGGGACCTCAACTCCGGCGTGACTCCTCGTATCCTAATGCCTAAGCTCAGCGGTGTGGAGACGCAAGTGTGA